The Primulina tabacum isolate GXHZ01 chromosome 1, ASM2559414v2, whole genome shotgun sequence genome contains the following window.
ATGTGGCGTGGCAGCGTGTGAGGCGGACTTGAACAGTTGCTGTCCGGAAAAGTTGGCGGTGAGGAGGGGTGGGAAGGTGGTGGCTTGCAAGAGTGCTTGTTTGGCTACGAGGGAAGATAGATATTGCTGCACCGGTGAGTATACGAGCCTGGAGACGTGCAAGCCTACGCCTTTCGCACATTTGTTTAAGGCCGTCTGTCCTCGTGCTTATAGTTATGCTTATGATGAATCTACGGGGCTCAAGACTTGCATGGCGCCAAGATATGTCATCACTTTCTGCCCTCCAAATTgatgaaatatattatttggatattgatttatgttttggAAATGTGATTTTCATGTCTGAACCTTTGATTTAATTGCTTTTTTCCCCGGTCTGAGGGTGTCAAGATATTGGATTTCCTTTACTTCGTTTATTTCAAGTTGTAGGTGCATTTCGTTTAGACATCCACCGACACAAACCTCTATACTATAAGACAGGAAAATTTTCATCTGTGTCGCGCCGGAATCACGAACAACACAGCCATACCAAAAGAAAACCACCTAGTTGTTTGGAATTCTGGCCATACTACAATATTCAGTTGTAGTTAAAATTAGTCACAAGTCACAACGACATCCATTCAAGATTATCTTTGTAACTTAGCAAGGAAAGAAAAGGGATGATTTGCGACAATAGACCCGTACaataaagtttttaaaaaatatgaacctCGTGATGAAAAATACATGGGGTAATGTGTTGTATTATGTGTAAAGCTGAAATGAGGTCTACTTTTTCAGAAACCTTTTTTACAAAGGCCCAATTCTTGCAAAAGAACCGCCAAGAAAAAGAGGGTGTCTGATTTTATCGAAACATCGTCCTATAGTTTTGCCATCGAACCAAAACTCAGTGATCTTTTCGCATTTACAAAACGAAACTTTACTTTGAAAGATGCCCAAAATAAAAGTTGACTGATTTATAATAAACAAGCTCACACAAATTCCCCAGCAGGGCAGAATACATATATGTCCATGTCTATAGAATGACATTAGAGTCTATGTTCCAAATCAAACGGGTAATGTTCAAAGAAATGGATTGATACAAGGATCTGTAACCGAATACATACTAACAATAAGTTTATTTGAAAATTCTCAGTAGCTCATTCTTTTTATCCACGAACTCGTACTCTTCGGCGGATTGGTTGATGTCCAGCCACTGGATGGCGTCTTCGATTGCGGACTTTAACACTAAGTTTTTAGCCGTACCTTTCATTTTATAAACATAATCTTCCAATGAATTTCTAGCCTCGATTTTCTTTTTAAGCTTCCTATCTTCATCCCTGTAGTTTTCGGCGTTCCGAATCATTTTCTCAATCTCATCCTTTGACAATCTGCCTTTGACATTTGTGATCGTGACGCTGCTATTGTTACCAGTTGTTTTATCCACCGCCGAAACATTTAAGATACCATTTGCATCAATATCAAATGTGACATCGAATCGAGGAACCCCCTTTGGAGCAAGAGGGATGTCCGACAGCCAGAATTCACCCAACAAAATGTTGTCATCAGTTCGGGGATTTTCTCCTTGATACACCTGGAATATCACATCAGTTTGGTTCTCTATAAACGTACTGAACTCCTCCTCCATCTTAGTAGGAACGGTGGTGTTCCGGGGGACGACGACAGACATGTCGCCATCTCGTATACTTACACCAAGAGAGAGAGGAGTGACGTCGCACAGCACTATGCCTTGAATCTTCTCGTTTGTCTCACCACTCAAAATTGCAGCTTGGACTGCAGCACCATATGCTACGGCCTCATCGGGATGAATGCTCCTACACAACTCCTTTCCATCAAAGAAATCTTGAAGCAATTCTTGCACCTTAGGGATTCTAGTCGATCCACCGACGAGAACTACGTCGTGGACCTTGCTCTTTGTCATACCAGCATCCCTCAAACACTTCTCCACTTGATCCATGCATCGCTGGAACTTATCCATGTTGAGCTCCTCGAATTTTGCACGCGTAATTTTCCAATCAAAATCAATTCCATCGTACAAACATTCAAGTCCAATAGTTGTTTGCGCCGTGGATGATAGAATTCTTTTCGCTTTCTCACAAGCTGTCCTCAACCTCCTTAATGCTCTGGGGCTGTTACTTATATCCTTCTTGTGCTTTCTGTTGAACTCTAAAACAAAATGGCTTACCATTTCGCTGTCAAAATCTTCTCCTCCAAGGTGAGTATCACCAGCTATGGCTTTCACATTAAAAAGGCCCTTTTCGATATTGAGGAGCGACACATCCAATGTACCACCACCAAGGTCAAAAATAAGTACGTTCTTCTCACCTGAGATCTTACCTTTTTTCTCAAGACCATAAGCAAGGGCAGCAGCGGTGGGTTCGACAATGACACGCATGACATTGAGCCCGGATATTATTCCGGCATCCTTTGTTGCTTGCCTTTGGGAATCATTGAAGTATGCAGGCACAGTGATAACTGCATCAATCACTGTCGATCCAAGATACGCTTCGGCACATTCTTTCATCCTGGCAAGAACCATTGCAGAAATCTCTTCAACAGAAAACTGTTTCTCTTCACCTTTGTACGCGACCACAATCACAGGCTTATCCATAGGGCCAGAAATAACTTTAAATGGCCAGTGCTTCATATCATTCTGAACCAAAGGATCACTAAATGTCCTGCCCATCAATCTTTTAGCATCTGTAAATTTAATCATATCATAGAGTGAAAAAGCACAAGAAATCAGAAAACTCTTGTTTTATTAAATAGCAATGATATGTAAGCTGAGTCATTCTTTTAGCATATAATTAGACTGATTTGTATATTTCAACTATGAGACCATGCCCATTGCCAATATCACTGCACAGATCTATGAATTCCAAAGCATTCTGAGTCGATATAATGTACCGGTTTTCCATAATTTTCGTATTTTCGAAACTTGAAGTTCTTAAAACATGTCTCTTCTGGTACTTGGGCGCAAACATAAATAGAAACATTATGACCCAAACGCTTTTGAAGACTTTTGAGGAAATATCAAGCCATTGACTCAGCATAAATTTCTACTACAAACTCCCTCCCACATCAAGCACAATCGAAATGAACTAAACCGCATAACGAAGTAGTAGCTAGGAAGAATTACCAAAAACAGTGTTGACTGGGTTCATTGCTGCAAGATTCTTAGCTGCGTCGCCAACGAGGCGTTCGGTTTCGGTGAAAGATACATAAGATGGGGTGGTCCGGTTGCCCTGATCATTCGGTATGATCTCTACGCGATCATCTCGACTGCGCCACACGGCTACACATGAATATGTCGTTCCCAAATCGATACCAATCGCCGGCCTTTCATCATTGGCAGCCATTTTAGTCTATGTGAACGACGAAGTCAAGTCGTGGATCGTTTTACTAATGGGACAGAGAGGAAAATGCGGGGACAGACACAGCTATTGACGTTAAATATTGCAAATTGGGAGAAGCGTTTACCACTTTTGCCATTTTATATTTGTT
Protein-coding sequences here:
- the LOC142538393 gene encoding heat shock cognate 70 kDa protein-like, translating into MAANDERPAIGIDLGTTYSCVAVWRSRDDRVEIIPNDQGNRTTPSYVSFTETERLVGDAAKNLAAMNPVNTVFDAKRLMGRTFSDPLVQNDMKHWPFKVISGPMDKPVIVVAYKGEEKQFSVEEISAMVLARMKECAEAYLGSTVIDAVITVPAYFNDSQRQATKDAGIISGLNVMRVIVEPTAAALAYGLEKKGKISGEKNVLIFDLGGGTLDVSLLNIEKGLFNVKAIAGDTHLGGEDFDSEMVSHFVLEFNRKHKKDISNSPRALRRLRTACEKAKRILSSTAQTTIGLECLYDGIDFDWKITRAKFEELNMDKFQRCMDQVEKCLRDAGMTKSKVHDVVLVGGSTRIPKVQELLQDFFDGKELCRSIHPDEAVAYGAAVQAAILSGETNEKIQGIVLCDVTPLSLGVSIRDGDMSVVVPRNTTVPTKMEEEFSTFIENQTDVIFQVYQGENPRTDDNILLGEFWLSDIPLAPKGVPRFDVTFDIDANGILNVSAVDKTTGNNSSVTITNVKGRLSKDEIEKMIRNAENYRDEDRKLKKKIEARNSLEDYVYKMKGTAKNLVLKSAIEDAIQWLDINQSAEEYEFVDKKNELLRIFK